From the Tetrapisispora phaffii CBS 4417 chromosome 10, complete genome genome, one window contains:
- the SGO1 gene encoding Sgo1p (similar to Saccharomyces cerevisiae SGO1 (YOR073W); ancestral locus Anc_5.677), with protein MAKLFNRVPSIAEISIDSNGSYSSTSSDVCNGTNRLNLNSTSVRESTCSPNKLNEIYNDETKKAKNKIPSDVNEIQELQNLMEIQNDKLNEIKSTYSQQNSKLAKTNSALMMKVSGLEKIISDLVKENIVLRSQTISIRNEQDQKLEETLQVLENGLYQKFDEIFYMINNIRRKENLPTSSGRKLNSKDATRYSYRERSNTLLPAEHRRSFSQLKDITNIESNQDDSLTKINKYKRDNELFITEEEKKNKKNNDNNNDNSNDDSNINKFINNENTATLPKKRRKSSRRESFVFTDEQEFLDAADHNNNLENNNIIEDSIKEIRQIEFENNKSLKGCVIEKINEEPELTNTTITHDLISSESESIEQEIDNNPPENSFTFTNSIIEYSIPEEATSGQESNSNIFANSKEESASKNSSASSSQKLQIFNDSTEDNKSENINDLSSSLPFDKSSNQPEHENMFIQLPSQNKIKHSMKPARLLGKKKIVDEIMPINASSVIDELPNTRQRRTRGKAVDYKLPSLRAKMRRPTEGFVDATTVIDIHDLQVNSKGKKNRRSKVFLGNTMNLPIKIEDTSLKIPDISSSTTDTPSSDINHVVGKQTVNTPENNKICREKESSVQEFPKVEQNNDFININKLKLNSWPNDTSPLLKKTQFLLKKGRPSKTIKKPKKINRKANSMIDLNALNKKQSLNTILDTDKSVPITLESLPLPNFKNKNSALQDVTNTRSNKPTKTKVLFKKPIVNNFHDENSAVLGEVKFSKDKDVSSFRLNEEDLSVFDFMGLNKKKSTPKTYRIYNRK; from the coding sequence ATGGCTAAACTATTTAATCGAGTGCCAAGTATTGCGGAGATTAGTATTGACAGTAACGGTAGTTACAGTAGCACTTCCAGTGATGTGTGCAATGGAACCAATAGACTTAATTTGAATTCGACTTCTGTAAGAGAATCAACTTGTAGTccaaataaattgaatgaGATATACAATGATGAAACTAAAAAagctaaaaataaaatacctTCAGATGTCAATGAAATACaagaattacaaaatttaatggaaattcaaaatgataaattgaatgaGATCAAATCGACGTATTCTCAAcagaattcaaaattagCAAAAACAAATTCTGCTCTAATGATGAAAGTTAGTGgattagaaaaaattattagtgATTTAgtgaaagaaaatattgtaCTCAGATCACAGACTATCTCAATTAGAAATGAACAGGATCAAAAGTTAGAAGAAACTTTGCAAGTGTTAGAGAATGGtctttatcaaaaatttgatgaaatattttatatgaTCAATAATATACGTAGAAAGGAGAATTTACCAACCTCAAGTGGACGGAAATTAAATAGTAAAGATGCCACAAGATATTCGTACAGAGAAAGAAGTAATACTCTTCTACCTGCAGAGCATAGACGATCCTTCTCACAATTGAAAGATATAACCAATATCGAATCCAATCAGGATGATAGTTTaactaaaattaataaatataaaagagaTAATGAGCTCTTTATTACAGAAGAGgagaagaaaaataaaaaaaataatgacaataacAATGATAATAGCAATGATGATTCTAATAtaaacaaatttattaataatgaaaatacaGCCACGTTACCAAAAAAAAGGAGAAAGAGTTCCAGAAGAGAATCATTTGTATTTACTGATGAACAAGAATTTTTAGATGCTGCAGATCATAACAATAATCTagagaataataatattattgaagataGCATTAAAGAGATTAGACAAATTGAGTtcgaaaataataaatctttgAAAGGATGTGTCATcgaaaaaattaatgaagaaCCTGAACTTACGAATACAACAATAACACATGATTTGATTTCCTCAGAGTCAGAATCGATAGAACAAGAAATCGATAATAATCCTCCTGAAAACTCATTCACTTTCACAAATTCAATTATCGAGTATTCGATTCCAGAAGAAGCTACCTCTGGCCAAGAATCGAATTCAAACATTTTTGCCAATTCTAAAGAGGAATCGGCATCCAAAAATTCATCTGCATCATCTTCACAAaaacttcaaatatttaatgacaGTACAGAAGACAATAAATCTGAAAACATAAACGATTTAAGTTCATCATTACCATTTGACAAAAGCTCGAACCAGCCTGAGCATGAAaacatgttcattcaattACCGTCACagaataaaattaaacattCAATGAAACCAGCAAGATTGCTAggcaaaaagaaaatagtCGATGAGATTATGCCAATAAATGCATCGTCTGTTATCGATGAATTACCTAATACAAGACAAAGAAGAACTCGTGGAAAAGCTGTTGATTATAAATTACCTTCATTAAGAGCCAAAATGAGAAGACCAACAGAAGGGTTTGTGGATGCTACTACTGTTATAGATATTCATGATCTTCAAGTTAATTCGAAAGGTAAAAAAAACAGGAGAAGTAAAGTTTTCTTGGGCAATACAATGAATCTACCAATTAAAATTGAGGATACAAGTCTAAAAATTCCTGATATTTCGAGCTCTACCACTGACACCCCTTCTAGTGATATTAATCATGTGGTTGGGAAGCAAACTGTCAATACACCAGAGAATAACAAAATTTGCAGGGAAAAAGAGTCTTCCGTTCAAGAATTTCCAAAAGTTGAGCAAAACAATGACTTCATaaacataaataaattaaaactGAATTCTTGGCCAAACGACACAAGCCcattattgaagaaaactCAATTTTTACTTAAGAAAGGTCGTCCATCAAAGACTATTAAGAAACCTAAAAAGATTAATAGAAAGGCTAATAGCATGATAGACTTGAATGcgttaaataaaaaacagTCATTAAATACTATCCTGGATACTGACAAATCTGTACCTATAACATTAGAATCACTGCCATTACCCAATTTCAAGAACAAAAACTCTGCATTACAGGATGTTACAAATACTAGATCTAATAAACCTACAAAGACTAAAgttcttttcaaaaaacCTATTGTGAACAATTTTCATGATGAAAATTCAGCTGTTTTAGGTGaagttaaattttcaaaagataaGGATGTCTCATCATTTAGattaaatgaagaagatctGTCCGTTTTTGATTTCATGGGGCTgaataagaagaaaagCACACCTAAAACATATAGGATATACAATAGAAAGTAA
- the DAD2 gene encoding Dad2p (similar to Saccharomyces cerevisiae DAD2 (YKR083C); ancestral locus Anc_5.676) produces MSSIEAQIENKRQEFEALKKIVGLTDTMKVQLDALSNEVTQMHSNADSVSQIMLHWDSIMQYISQASLGLQKYSEGDYNVGTWDDSKTSKDKQEDKEQKESELPLPETLIRMKIDQND; encoded by the coding sequence ATGAGTTCTATTGAGGCACAGATTGAAAATAAGAGACAAGAGTTTGAAgctttgaaaaaaattgttggACTAACTGATACCATGAAGGTTCAATTGGATGCTTTGTCCAATGAAGTGACTCAAATGCATTCTAATGCAGATTCTGTGTCGCAGATAATGTTACATTGGGACTCGATTATGCAATATATATCTCAAGCAAGCTTGGGACTGCAGAAATACTCTGAAGGTGATTATAATGTCGGTACATGGGATGACTCTAAAACTAGCAAGGATAAACAGGAAGATAAAGAGCAGAAGGAATCTGAGTTGCCTCTTCCTGAGACATTGATTAGAATGAAGATTGATCAAAATGACTAG
- the UFE1 gene encoding Ufe1p (similar to Saccharomyces cerevisiae UFE1 (YOR075W); ancestral locus Anc_5.679): MSSLTELFKQYVNIIEESQQNITSVKKSQEEVSKDDYIVDKSSFKHLKDSFLTECSDLMKYLRELRKVLATLEPQYNADSKMSEMDKDDFDTEFRLQLQQYVSKFKHLQKYENERQQLIETQIIANKNSFLNFLNGTNPETIELHYKSVNEFRLGVLRSLSIWLNKISNQFTNLQQERIAFQRKFEALDLNSDFNITPPSFEVEPPVLLSVSQSQPQESVQDEIKHYNEAMSKLSQEQIQLLETEHEELLNMKNDQLKKVENINKTIMEVVSLQNELASHLSVQSQNINNMMDNQDDIEVNIKQGNKQLTKAQKKAGKAAKLTTYSAIFIGILLLLLDYIS; the protein is encoded by the coding sequence ATGTCTAGTTTAACAGAACTTTTTAAGCAAtatgttaatattatcGAAGAGAGTCAACAGAATATTACTTCGGTGAAAAAATCTCAAGAGGAAGTCTCTAAGGATGATTATATAGTGGACAAAAGCAGTTTCAAGCATTTAAAAGATTCCTTTTTGACTGAATGTTCTGATTTAATGAAGTATTTAAGAGAATTGAGGAAAGTATTAGCAACGCTTGAACCGCAATACAATGCTGATTCAAAAATGTCAGAGATGGATAAAGATGATTTCGATACAGAATTTAGGTTACAATTACAACAGTACGTCtcaaaatttaaacatttacaaaaatatgaGAATGAGAGACAACAACTGATTGAAACTCAAATTATAGCGAACAAAAATTCTTTCCTTAACTTCTTGAATGGTACAAATCCAGAAACTATCGAATTACATTATAAATCAGTTAACGAGTTCAGATTAGGTGTTTTACGATCTTTATCGATATGGTTGAATAAAATTTCGAATCAATTCACAAATTTGCAACAAGAGAGGATAGCTTTTCAAAGGAAATTCGAAGCTTTAGATCTAAATTCTGATTTCAACATTACACCACCTTCGTTCGAGGTAGAACCACCTGTTTTATTATCTGTTTCTCAAAGTCAACCTCAAGAAAGTGTTcaagatgaaattaaacATTATAACGAAGCTATGTCAAAATTATCACAGGAACAAATACAATTGTTGGAGACGGAGCATGAAGAACTGTTGAATATGAAGAATgatcaattgaagaaagttgaaaatattaataagaCAATTATGGAAGTCGTCAGTTTACAAAATGAATTAGCTTCACATCTAAGTGTACAATCTCAGaacattaataatatgatGGATAATCAAGATGATATTGAAGTAAACATTAAACAAGGTAATAAACAACTAACAAAAGCACAAAAGAAAGCAGGAAAAGCTGCAAAACTAACAACATATAGTGCTATATTTATAGGTATACTACTTCTATTGCTAGACTATATAAGctga
- the CDC21 gene encoding thymidylate synthase (similar to Saccharomyces cerevisiae CDC21 (YOR074C); ancestral locus Anc_5.678), with translation MTNSEESQYLDLCQRIIDEGEFRPDRTGTGTLSLFAPPQLRFSLKYETFPLLTTKKVFTKGIILELLWFIKGCTDGKVLSNQGVKIWEGNGSREYLDSLGLTDRREGDLGPVYGFQWRHFGAEYKTCDDDYTNQGVDQLKDVIHKIKTNPYDRRIIMSAWNPPDFPKMALPPCHVFSQFYVSFPKEGETGKPRLSCVLYQRSCDMGLGVPFNIASYALLTIMIAHVCDMEPGEFIHTLGDAHVYKDHIDALKEQISREPRTFPKLKITRKVTDIDDFKYEDFEIVDYNPHARIQMKMSV, from the coding sequence ATGACCAATTCAGAAGAAAGCCAATACTTAGATCTATGCCAAAGGATCATTGACGAAGGTGAATTTAGACCAGATAGAACCGGCACTGGTACTTTAAGTTTATTTGCACCACCTCAATTGAGATTCAGTTTAAAATATGAGACTTTTCCATTATTAACTACCAAGAAGGTATTCACAAAAGGTATAATCTTAGAGCTATTGTGGTTTATCAAGGGCTGTACTGATGGTAAGGTTTTGTCCAACCAAGGAGTGAAGATCTGGGAAGGTAACGGCTCACGTGAATACCTAGATTCCTTAGGTTTAACTGATAGACGTGAAGGTGATTTGGGACCTGTTTACGGTTTCCAGTGGAGACATTTCGGTGCTGAATATAAAACTTGTGACGATGATTATACTAACCAAGGTGTGGATCAATTAAAAGATGTAATTCACAAAATTAAGACCAATCCATATGATCGTagaataataatgtcaGCATGGAACCCGCCAGATTTTCCTAAAATGGCTTTACCACCATGTCATGTCTTTTCACAATTTTATGTCAGTTTCCCAAAAGAAGGTGAAACTGGTAAACCTAGATTGTCATGTGTATTGTACCAAAGATCTTGTGATATGGGTTTAGGTGTCCCATTTAATATCGCTTCTTACGCATTGTTGACAATCATGATTGCCCATGTATGTGATATGGAACCAGGTGAGTTCATTCATACCCTAGGTGATGCTCATGTATATAAAGATCATATCGATGCTTTGAAAGAACAAATAAGCAGAGAACCAAGGACATTTCctaaattgaaaataacgAGAAAGGTGACAGATATAGATGATTTCAAATATGAAGATTTCGAAATTGTAGATTATAATCCTCATGCaagaattcaaatgaaGATGAGTGTATAA
- the NUP133 gene encoding Nup133p (similar to Saccharomyces cerevisiae NUP133 (YKR082W); ancestral locus Anc_5.675) — protein sequence MAGNDSVFQLRRELEQKVGEGVDGFPGNVSSFSMDTDEKSGTDNLMSDQLFDGGRLLTENERYCVRSLVPDLSSLFKRTGADGTCSFTQDRLQQHGAQQLKSEYYGFVDTRSQKALCADKDNLYIWDYNSKLRDTPFGKIPLHDENTVSSAVPICLLTCPVAIDNVSPLQVASAPCLDSHEIDSTADIENGLCTINRNNGHLQYYEDLNSVNNLYSKLSLNKAHSLDLKLRDKELVTKAINCEPAGIIVATSFGRLLFVSIRDSTGMTCVKLQKQLIKPQIGFLFSTFNSAKEIVSLKAGPIIGKGEILVYVATKGGDFQIWQISLFSSPFKRIDVNIYEHILESLQDLYPFAHGTLEILDSHPLFADTSSTHLVLSSISKGDQVYYILSTIVVDEASKSFNIFSTYKISTYFSSFDEENKPKLCIPTALSDSIKLYSSICILFKDAVVLTKVSSKLDSNYILRKKWEDVICFNSNLNIIGSGYSSNSIYIMAKEDDIIQVTINDKDEKDLEATSFTKSHIDQAVYFSNISTNPIEYNLPENIVLEKEEIESDLLESANEIFKSKGKYIPPMLNTVEQHLQMRINLYKNLLNFVKDNFNYKISPNTKLLLLEKYEIMNCASKLLQFQSMKEDLSKIWSRIITSYDQSLNLESLILHRLDVFPILFSNLLKELSITSINSGLINSKSTVIDLLISSLYDAVLEDGEKDIRYDKFQLDPLEIGEKRSWFLNYDILSSLNQLFFDYKFSLKDTNDYTNKQLLTLVKSLYYISWHAKVWYTSQTIIDSEKCNEINLVYNENHNNWIQVLCEHKLHEDALQLSEFYRDLKSLVEVLEELEFNEFKHLYAQYFEQFGEEFSSTLFKYYIDNNKLKSLFFNFPEQHDLLRKFLLSSSEYNNVAWIQEIFDENYHSASDILSSVLIENNNSDLTVDKTKLYLNIAKLSELADPMDINENKVVMIQAGIDTINFQKKLHYQLENKSPVICDIYQNSEFKVIFQNLINKIKKQQYISINEAIDIYTLMGGLDNFVDAVKLLSSLNNSIDYETKRALYTTIWRRCILSDKDWVHLDDLSESVLYKVLYQCFNDIVEKYDMLLPEYNALIDNSIVSFDYIKHIYGKYDVSIISVQDAISKEVHSIEQLGFNLIDKLKTIVGSANINTRSNVTINYETMTIA from the coding sequence ATGGCAGGTAACGATTCCGTGTTTCAATTGAGGAGAGAGCTAGAGCAGAAGGTCGGCGAGGGTGTCGACGGGTTTCCTGGTAATGTCTCTAGTTTCTCTATGGATACTGACGAGAAGTCAGGTACTGATAATTTGATGAGTGATCAATTGTTTGATGGTGGCAGGCTGTTGACAGAGAACGAGCGTTACTGCGTTCGTAGTTTGGTGCCGGACTTGTCATCGTTGTTTAAAAGAACAGGTGCCGATGGCACCTGTTCTTTTACGCAGGATCGACTGCAACAGCATGGAGCGCAACAACTGAAATCCGAATACTATGGGTTCGTAGATACACGTTCGCAGAAAGCTTTATGCGCGGACAAAGACAATTTATACATATGGGACTACAATTCAAAACTAAGGGACACGCCATTCGGCAAGATCCCCTTGCATGACGAGAATACAGTTTCGAGCGCAGTTCCAATCTGTCTTTTGACATGTCCCGTAGCCATTGACAATGTCTCTCCGTTGCAAGTCGCATCGGCCCCATGCTTGGACAGTCACGAAATCGATAGCACTGCTGATATAGAAAATGGCCTTTGCACAATAAATAGGAACAATGGACATCTGCAATACTACGAAGATTTGAACTCAGTCAATAATTTGTACTCGAAACTGTCGCTCAATAAAGCACACTCTTTGGATTTGAAATTGAGGGATAAAGAACTCGTTACAAAAGCAATCAATTGCGAACCCGCTGGAATCATTGTTGCAACTTCGTTTGGAAGACTGTTGTTTGTCTCCATCAGAGACTCAACGGGGATGACTTGTgtaaaattacaaaaacaattgataaaaCCACAGATTGGCTTTCTGTTTAGTACTTTTAATAGTGCAAAGGAAATCGTCTCGTTGAAGGCAGGCCCAATTATTGGCAAGGGGGAAATCCTGGTATATGTTGCCACCAAAGGTGGAGACTTCCAGATCTGGCAGATCTCTCTGTTCTCGAGCCCTTTCAAGAGAATAGACGTCAACATTTACGAGCACATTTTGGAATCTTTGCAAGATTTATATCCATTTGCACATGGAACTTTGGAAATTCTAGATTCTCATCCTTTGTTTGCGGATACTTCTTCCACTCATCTAGTATTGTCATCCATTTCAAAAGGTGACCAagtatattatattctcTCAACAATAGTGGTCGATGAAGCTTCtaaaagtttcaatattttctcaacgtataaaatttcaacatATTTTTCATCGTTCGACGAAGAAAACAAACCAAAACTATGCATCCCAACTGCATTATCAGATTCAATAAAACTTTATAGCTCAATTTGCATCCTGTTCAAAGATGCTGTCGTGTTAACTAAAGTAAGTTCAAAATTAGATTCAAACTACATCCTTAGAAAAAAATGGGAAGATGTAATTTGCTTCAActcaaatttgaatatcaTTGGTTCTGGTTACAGTTCGAActctatttatataatggctaaagaagatgatatTATACAAGTCACCATTAATGACAAGGATGAAAAGGACTTGGAAGCAACAAGTTTTACAAAATCACACATCGATCAAGCcgtttatttttcaaatatatcaacAAATCCAATTGAATACAATCTACCAGAAAATATAGTCTtagagaaagaagaaatagaaaGTGACTTGCTGGAATCAGCCAACgaaattttcaaatcaaaGGGTAAATATATTCCACCTATGCTGAATACTGTAGAGCAACACTTACAAATGAGAATCAATTTGTACAAAAACTTATTAAACTTCgttaaagataattttaattataaaatttctCCAAACACTAAACTACTGTTATTGGAAAAATACGAAATAATGAACTGTGCATCCAAACTATTACAATTTCAATCAATGAAAGAAGATTTATCGAAGATTTGGAGTAGAATCATCACAAGTTATGACCAGTCATTGAATTTAGAAAGCTTAATATTACACCGTTTAGATGTTTTcccaatattattttctaatttacTGAAAGAACTTTCTATAACAAGTATTAACTCTGGATTAATCAATAGTAAATCCACTgttattgatttattgaTCTCCTCATTATATGATGCCGTATTAGAGGATGGTGAAAAAGATATTAGATATGACAAATTCCAATTAGATCCTCTAGAAATAGGCGAGAAGAGATCCTGGTTCTTAAACTATGATATTCTCTCTTCcttaaatcaattattctttgattataaattttcattaaaggACACTAATGATTACACTAATAAACAGTTATTAACTCTAGTTAAATCGTTGTATTACATTTCATGGCATGCTAAAGTATGGTATACAAGCCAAACTATTATAGATTCTGAAAAATGTAATGAAATCAATTTAGTTTATAACGAGAACCATAATAATTGGATTCAAGTTTTATGTGAGCATAAATTACATGAAGATGCTTTACAACTTTCAGAATTTTACAGAGATTTAAAATCACTAGTAGAAGTATTAGAAGAGCTGGAATTCAACGAATTTAAACATTTGTATGctcaatattttgaacaaTTTGGTGAAGAATTTTCATCTactttattcaaatactatattgataacaataaaCTCAAATCcttatttttcaattttccAGAACAGCATGATTTGTTAAGGAAGTTCCTATTAAGCTCTtctgaatataataatgttgCATGGATacaagaaatatttgatgaaaacTACCACAGTGCATCTGACATATTGAGTTCTGTTCTGattgaaaacaataatagtGATTTGACAGttgataaaacaaaattatatttgaatatcgCAAAACTATCTGAACTAGCAGACCCAATggatattaatgaaaataaagttGTCATGATTCAAGCTGGTATTGACacaattaattttcaaaaaaaattacattACCAATTGGAGAATAAGAGCCCAGTGATATGtgatatttatcaaaacaGCGAATTTAAAgttattttccaaaatttgattaacaaaataaagaaacaacaGTACATTTCCATAAACGAAGctattgatatttatacACTAATGGGAGGTcttgataattttgttgACGCTGTTAAATTATTGTCATCTTTGAATAATAGTATTGATTATGAAACTAAGAGAGCATTGTATACCACTATTTGGCGTAGGTGTATTTTAAGTGACAAAGATTGGGTTCATTTAGATGATTTATCTGAGAGTGTTTTATACAAGGTGTTATACCAATGTTTCAATGATATAGTTGAGAAATATGACATGTTATTACCAGAGTACAATGctttaattgataattccattgtttcttttgattATATCAAGCATATTTATGGTAAATACGATGTTTCCATAATCTCAGTGCAAGATGCTATCAGTAAAGAAGTTCATTCTATTGAACAACTAGGGTTCAACctaattgataaattaaagacCATTGTTGGTTCAGCAAATATTAATACCAGAAGCAACGTCACTATTAATTATGAAACCATGACAATTgcataa